A part of Lacibacter sp. H407 genomic DNA contains:
- a CDS encoding NAD-dependent epimerase/dehydratase family protein — translation MSVAIVTGSAGLIGSESVSFLADKFDTVVGIDNNLRQYFFGEDGSTKWNRERLANQYDNYKHYTVDIRDTTALQKVFEAYGSAVQLIIHAAAQPSHDWAAREPLTDFSVNATGTLNMLEMTRQFCPEAVFIFTSTNKVYGDTPNYLPLVETDTRWEIDSSHAYYEHGIDEHMSIDHTKHSLFGASKVAADVLVQEYGKYFGMKTAVFRGGCLTGPNHSGAQLHGFLAYLMKCAITGNQYTIFGYKGKQVRDNIHSNDLVNMFWHFYQNPRPGEVYNAGGGRFANCSMLEAIALCESVSGNKMNYTYSDTNRIGDHIWYISDLSKFKQHYPEWNWKFDLTVTLEEMFNALRSRI, via the coding sequence ATGTCAGTAGCTATTGTAACAGGATCAGCAGGATTGATCGGAAGTGAATCCGTAAGTTTTTTGGCAGATAAATTTGATACTGTTGTGGGGATCGATAATAACCTGCGTCAGTATTTTTTTGGCGAAGATGGTAGTACCAAATGGAACAGGGAACGACTCGCCAATCAATACGACAACTATAAACATTATACGGTTGACATCAGAGACACAACTGCTTTGCAAAAAGTATTTGAAGCGTATGGAAGTGCCGTTCAGCTTATCATTCATGCAGCTGCGCAACCTAGTCATGATTGGGCTGCACGTGAGCCGCTTACTGATTTTTCCGTTAATGCAACGGGCACGTTGAACATGCTTGAAATGACAAGACAATTTTGTCCTGAAGCTGTTTTCATTTTTACCTCTACCAATAAAGTGTATGGTGATACGCCCAATTACCTGCCCTTAGTAGAAACAGATACGAGATGGGAGATCGATTCCTCACATGCTTATTACGAGCATGGTATTGATGAACACATGAGTATCGATCATACAAAGCACTCTTTGTTTGGCGCATCTAAAGTTGCTGCTGATGTACTGGTGCAGGAGTATGGCAAATACTTTGGTATGAAGACAGCTGTATTTCGTGGCGGTTGTTTAACAGGTCCCAACCATTCAGGTGCGCAGCTACATGGGTTCCTGGCCTATCTTATGAAGTGTGCCATTACCGGTAATCAATACACCATCTTTGGTTACAAAGGAAAACAGGTGCGTGATAATATTCACAGTAACGACTTGGTAAATATGTTCTGGCATTTCTATCAGAACCCCAGACCCGGCGAAGTTTACAATGCGGGAGGCGGACGTTTTGCCAACTGCTCGATGCTGGAAGCAATTGCACTCTGCGAAAGCGTAAGCGGCAATAAAATGAATTATACTTATTCTGATACAAATCGTATTGGCGACCATATCTGGTACATCAGTGATCTTTCTAAGTTTAAACAGCATTATCCTGAGTGGAACTGGAAGTTTGATCTCACTGTTACA
- a CDS encoding NAD-dependent epimerase/dehydratase family protein encodes MLTSILITGGCGFAGSNLALYFKAAYPDASIIAFDNLKRRGSELSLGRLKAAGIEFIHGDIRNKEDFDEVGKVDFIIEAAAEPSVLAGIDSTPDYVVNTNLLGTINCLNYAVKQKAGIIFLSTSRIYPFGLLDEAAYTESDTRFHFSNEQTIKGVSSKGITTEFPIEGARSLYGATKLASELLITEYIEFLGLKAVVNRCGVLTGPWQMGKVDQGVIVLWMARHFWKRNLTYNGYGGMGKQVRDMLHIHDLFRLIDWQIQHIDAINGQIKNVGGGFDCSVSLKELTAICERITGNSITITPIPENRKADVRLYITDNTAITANTGWQPLYTPEKIMQEIYAWIRDHEEQLKPILY; translated from the coding sequence ATGCTTACATCAATTCTAATCACCGGCGGTTGCGGTTTTGCAGGGTCAAACCTGGCACTTTATTTTAAGGCTGCTTATCCTGACGCAAGTATTATAGCGTTTGATAATCTCAAACGTCGTGGCTCTGAGTTAAGTCTTGGCCGATTGAAGGCAGCAGGTATTGAGTTTATACATGGTGATATCCGCAACAAAGAAGATTTTGATGAAGTGGGGAAGGTTGATTTTATTATTGAAGCGGCAGCAGAACCTTCGGTACTTGCCGGGATTGATAGCACACCTGATTATGTAGTGAACACCAACTTGCTTGGCACCATCAATTGTTTAAATTATGCTGTAAAGCAAAAAGCAGGTATCATCTTTTTATCAACCAGTCGTATCTATCCTTTTGGTTTGCTTGATGAAGCGGCTTATACAGAAAGTGATACCCGGTTTCATTTCAGCAATGAACAAACGATAAAAGGTGTTTCATCAAAAGGCATCACTACTGAGTTCCCTATTGAAGGTGCGAGGTCACTCTATGGTGCTACAAAACTTGCTTCAGAATTATTGATCACTGAGTATATTGAATTTCTTGGATTGAAAGCTGTCGTCAACCGTTGTGGTGTGCTTACCGGTCCGTGGCAAATGGGTAAGGTGGATCAGGGTGTCATTGTATTGTGGATGGCCCGTCATTTCTGGAAACGGAATCTTACCTACAATGGTTATGGCGGAATGGGAAAACAGGTAAGAGACATGCTGCATATTCACGACTTGTTTCGTTTAATTGATTGGCAAATTCAACATATTGATGCGATCAACGGCCAGATCAAGAATGTAGGAGGAGGATTTGATTGCAGTGTATCACTGAAAGAACTCACAGCTATCTGCGAACGTATCACCGGGAACAGTATTACGATAACACCTATACCTGAAAACAGAAAAGCAGATGTACGATTATACATCACTGATAATACAGCCATCACTGCAAACACGGGATGGCAACCATTGTACACACCTGAAAAGATCATGCAGGAAATCTATGCATGGATAAGAGATCATGAAGAACAACTAAAACCAATTTTATATTAA
- a CDS encoding glycosyltransferase family 4 protein: MRIIHFHNGAGGGVLSVIRNLLLYRQHNEIENHVIYTINKDLVKNFQLPGLVGAASEQVFYYSPRWNFYYTCRQLSKLLPDEQAVIVAHDWLELGMVSQLGLANPVIMFLHGDYEYYYRLAIKHVTSVNAFACVASAIKKKLQQQLPARTNDITYVELPVPGINAFASRKSGSRIVFIGRCEEGKGYFLLPLIDEQLRTKGHHFEWHIFGEGSDNCENQSVWGAQSNVTFYGVIPSAQMLNELPRFDFLVLPTIAEGMPVTIIEAMKAGVLAIVNNLPGGVQELIGRNERGVLIEGNKIDGYVKVFQKLQLHPEEVQALTTAAMQYANIIFDAARCTANIEQFLLQHSQKRSSIKKVKVYGSILDQPGIPNFIVYSTRMVLQLTKKLK; this comes from the coding sequence ATGCGAATCATCCATTTTCATAACGGAGCAGGCGGTGGAGTATTATCCGTTATCAGAAACCTGTTGTTGTACAGGCAGCATAATGAAATTGAGAATCATGTAATTTATACAATCAATAAGGATCTGGTAAAAAATTTTCAGCTTCCGGGTTTAGTTGGTGCGGCCAGTGAGCAAGTGTTTTATTACTCGCCTCGCTGGAATTTCTACTACACATGCCGACAGCTTTCAAAACTGCTACCTGATGAGCAAGCTGTAATTGTTGCGCATGATTGGCTCGAGTTAGGTATGGTATCACAGCTCGGTTTGGCAAATCCTGTAATTATGTTTTTACATGGCGATTATGAATATTATTACCGGCTCGCCATTAAGCATGTTACGTCGGTAAACGCATTTGCATGTGTGGCATCGGCCATTAAAAAAAAATTACAACAGCAGCTTCCTGCACGTACAAATGATATCACTTACGTAGAGTTGCCTGTACCAGGTATAAACGCCTTTGCCAGCAGAAAGTCAGGTAGTCGGATTGTATTCATCGGACGATGTGAGGAAGGGAAAGGTTATTTTTTACTACCACTTATTGATGAACAATTACGAACGAAAGGTCATCATTTTGAATGGCACATTTTTGGGGAAGGGTCTGACAACTGTGAAAATCAATCGGTATGGGGAGCTCAAAGTAATGTTACTTTTTATGGAGTTATACCCAGTGCTCAAATGCTCAACGAACTACCACGTTTTGATTTTTTAGTATTGCCAACAATTGCAGAAGGGATGCCTGTTACAATCATTGAAGCAATGAAAGCAGGCGTGCTCGCAATAGTCAATAATTTGCCCGGAGGTGTACAAGAGTTGATTGGTAGAAATGAGCGGGGGGTGTTAATTGAAGGAAATAAAATTGATGGATATGTAAAAGTGTTTCAGAAACTTCAACTGCATCCAGAAGAGGTGCAGGCCTTAACAACGGCTGCAATGCAATATGCCAACATTATATTTGATGCTGCACGTTGTACAGCCAATATTGAACAGTTTCTATTGCAGCATAGTCAAAAACGAAGCAGCATAAAAAAAGTGAAAGTATATGGAAGTATACTTGATCAGCCCGGTATTCCCAATTTCATTGTTTATTCAACAAGAATGGTGTTACAATTAACTAAAAAACTTAAATGA
- a CDS encoding glycosyltransferase family 4 protein yields the protein MHILLVTYEFPPAMATGGIGSYMNHLANLLYRKGHKVSVISATYYHNKESIVQREFCINYLVPVADPNQFRARALAVFEQYFNAHEVDLMESPEVGACGLDIKLKYPFIPLLVKMHTPGVLITKVSNTYQPFLTKLRFVAGAFLRGRIDFGYWNKTDSNKHQNPEYIICTQADLILTPSKALRDWGISYWKLPQEKIKLLANPFTADSELFQFPIDRETKTICFVGKLTILKGMFTFTPALKIILEQHPDYSAIIIGRDESVSEEMPSMKGWMQQELRTVAKRVRFTGALTGAQVKQELAKSDIAVVPSLWENYPTVVLEAMAAGCAVAASDRGGIPEIIKDRQTGLLFEPKHVSSIVNSINELITNKVFRLQIATAGRKKIQNMNNELFILETESIYRSVMKIPVP from the coding sequence ATGCATATTTTACTTGTAACGTATGAATTTCCGCCAGCGATGGCAACAGGTGGCATTGGTTCGTATATGAATCATTTGGCAAATTTGCTTTATCGGAAAGGGCACAAGGTGTCGGTAATATCGGCTACTTATTACCATAACAAGGAGTCGATTGTGCAGCGTGAGTTTTGTATCAATTATCTGGTTCCTGTGGCAGACCCGAATCAATTTCGAGCCCGGGCATTAGCAGTTTTTGAACAATATTTTAACGCCCATGAAGTTGATTTAATGGAAAGCCCTGAGGTAGGGGCTTGTGGATTGGATATAAAGTTGAAGTATCCGTTTATTCCATTGCTGGTAAAAATGCATACACCCGGTGTGTTGATTACAAAAGTGTCGAATACTTATCAACCGTTCCTCACGAAATTGCGTTTTGTAGCGGGCGCATTTCTTCGAGGACGCATCGATTTTGGTTACTGGAATAAAACAGATAGCAACAAGCACCAGAATCCCGAATATATTATTTGTACGCAAGCCGACCTGATTCTAACGCCATCAAAGGCTTTGCGAGATTGGGGAATATCCTATTGGAAATTACCGCAGGAAAAAATCAAGCTACTGGCAAATCCCTTTACAGCTGACAGCGAATTGTTTCAGTTTCCTATTGATCGTGAAACAAAGACGATTTGTTTTGTGGGCAAACTCACCATACTGAAAGGAATGTTTACGTTTACTCCGGCGCTTAAAATCATTCTTGAGCAGCATCCGGATTATTCAGCGATTATTATTGGAAGAGATGAATCTGTGTCGGAAGAGATGCCCTCCATGAAAGGGTGGATGCAGCAGGAGCTTCGCACCGTCGCCAAGCGGGTGCGTTTTACCGGCGCTCTTACAGGTGCTCAGGTAAAACAGGAGTTAGCCAAAAGCGATATTGCAGTAGTGCCAAGTTTGTGGGAGAATTATCCAACAGTAGTACTGGAAGCAATGGCCGCCGGTTGTGCAGTAGCTGCATCGGATCGTGGGGGGATTCCTGAAATTATTAAAGATCGCCAAACAGGTTTGCTCTTTGAACCCAAACATGTTTCTTCCATTGTTAATTCAATCAATGAGCTGATTACAAATAAAGTGTTTCGTTTACAGATTGCAACGGCGGGCCGGAAAAAAATTCAAAATATGAATAACGAATTATTTATTCTGGAAACAGAAAGTATTTACAGATCCGTGATGAAAATACCTGTGCCATAA
- a CDS encoding glycosyltransferase family 2 protein, whose amino-acid sequence MGESIQGGLVDILILFYNKVDQTIDCINSFLPSGQHIYVLNNGSDEQQLKKLSRFYASNPQVHLLDAGKNLGVSGGRNFLIQHTRAPWLLSVDNDITIEPVQSWLHLFQEFTAGHPDTAIIVPQIYNVHEQCNSDQLRVRVENSKVFVDAGSFAVTNCFPGGASFIQRAVFEQYGLFDEGMFVGFEDYEFALRAILSEKGAFAVYHINTIRLIHDHQYQKSSSDKEAVKQRYSEERLTASYNRIVEKFGIEFDHDWQWWTKKQVQEMTEPVWVSKAKSIFGRILGKN is encoded by the coding sequence ATGGGAGAATCGATTCAAGGGGGTTTAGTAGATATTCTTATCTTATTTTATAATAAAGTTGATCAGACAATTGACTGCATCAATAGTTTTTTGCCCTCTGGTCAGCATATTTATGTGTTGAACAATGGCTCGGATGAGCAGCAGCTTAAAAAGCTATCCCGGTTTTATGCAAGCAATCCGCAAGTTCATCTACTGGATGCAGGTAAAAATCTCGGCGTATCGGGAGGTCGTAATTTTCTGATACAGCATACCCGGGCACCATGGCTCCTGAGCGTAGATAATGATATTACTATTGAACCTGTTCAAAGCTGGCTGCATTTGTTCCAGGAATTTACAGCCGGGCATCCGGATACTGCGATCATTGTACCGCAAATTTATAATGTTCATGAACAGTGTAACAGCGACCAGTTAAGAGTGCGAGTAGAAAATAGCAAGGTGTTTGTGGATGCGGGGAGTTTTGCTGTTACAAATTGTTTTCCCGGCGGGGCCTCTTTCATTCAACGAGCAGTGTTTGAACAATACGGGCTGTTTGACGAAGGGATGTTTGTTGGATTTGAGGATTATGAATTTGCTTTACGTGCAATACTTTCTGAAAAGGGAGCATTTGCAGTGTACCATATCAATACAATCCGGTTGATCCATGATCACCAGTATCAAAAAAGCAGTTCAGATAAAGAGGCCGTAAAGCAGCGCTACAGTGAGGAACGTTTAACAGCCAGTTATAACCGAATAGTTGAAAAATTCGGAATTGAATTTGACCATGACTGGCAATGGTGGACAAAAAAACAGGTGCAGGAGATGACGGAACCAGTATGGGTGAGCAAAGCCAAATCAATCTTTGGCAGAATCCTAGGTAAGAACTGA
- a CDS encoding glycosyltransferase family 2 protein: protein MQVPLVTVTALCYNHSRYVTETLESIRQQDYSNLEVIIIDDCSTDDSVLVIQQWLQQHQLNWEFIPHTVNCGVSKSLNEGSDRASGTYLKVIACDDRLLPHCISTLVGELDPLSAEYAMLYANVETIDENGQLFGSTPFEERNWLTDADVPSGKLFAQLAQLCFIPAASTLIRTSVLQALRFDEELHFEDWDMWLRMSKQYLIKGIATPVVQYRIHRTSMYQQKSPAYQDAELRTAEKHLGFDQEADTYLKEYIYRKSISLYMHGGFRPLYWLWQRFLIKKNGKNLLHVLLALAGISYKKKLKWENRFKGV, encoded by the coding sequence ATGCAGGTTCCCTTAGTAACGGTAACAGCACTTTGTTACAACCACAGCCGGTATGTAACTGAAACACTGGAAAGCATCCGGCAGCAGGATTACTCAAATCTTGAAGTGATCATTATTGACGATTGTTCAACCGATGATTCGGTGTTGGTGATTCAGCAATGGTTACAGCAACATCAACTGAACTGGGAATTTATTCCGCATACTGTTAACTGCGGCGTTTCAAAATCGTTGAACGAAGGGAGTGACCGTGCAAGCGGAACTTATTTAAAAGTGATTGCCTGCGATGACCGATTACTTCCCCATTGTATCAGTACACTTGTTGGGGAGCTTGATCCATTGTCTGCAGAATATGCCATGCTGTATGCAAACGTGGAAACCATTGATGAAAACGGGCAGTTATTTGGCAGTACACCTTTTGAAGAACGGAACTGGCTTACTGATGCTGATGTACCATCGGGTAAATTATTTGCCCAGTTGGCACAACTCTGCTTTATACCTGCAGCAAGCACACTCATCCGTACTTCAGTTTTGCAAGCATTACGGTTTGATGAGGAATTGCATTTTGAAGATTGGGATATGTGGCTGCGTATGTCGAAACAATATCTGATCAAGGGCATTGCAACGCCGGTGGTACAATACCGCATCCACCGTACATCCATGTATCAGCAAAAATCGCCTGCTTACCAGGATGCTGAACTTCGCACTGCTGAAAAACACCTTGGGTTTGATCAAGAGGCAGACACTTACCTCAAAGAATATATCTACCGCAAAAGTATCAGCTTGTATATGCATGGCGGTTTTCGTCCACTGTACTGGCTCTGGCAGCGTTTCCTGATCAAAAAAAACGGAAAGAACCTGCTGCATGTTTTATTAGCACTTGCGGGAATCAGTTATAAAAAGAAATTAAAATGGGAGAATCGATTCAAGGGGGTTTAG
- a CDS encoding DegT/DnrJ/EryC1/StrS family aminotransferase, whose translation MKLPFLSFDNTNKQIGPEIHQAFEKVFKSNWYIMGESVKQFEQEYSLFNETKHAIGISNGLDALHIALRTLEVGEGDEVILPSHTYIATILAVSYTGATPVFVEPDEHTYNIDVTKIEAAVTARTKAIMPVHLYGQACNMEAIMTIAEKHKLFVIEDNAQAHAAVWNGKLTGSWGHINATSFYPGKNLGALGDAGAVTTNDLALAAKAAMFRNYGSVQKYKHEIIGYNQRLDEMQAAFLSVKLKYLQQWTKQRQEIASWYNELLAGVGDIITPYVATGASHVYHLYVIRTQQRDSLQQYLHQQGIGTLIHYPIPVHLQEAYSSLGYTKGDFPIAEQLADTCLSLPVWPGMQKEQTQFVAASIQQFFAS comes from the coding sequence ATGAAACTACCTTTCTTATCCTTCGATAATACGAATAAACAAATTGGCCCCGAAATTCATCAGGCTTTTGAAAAAGTTTTTAAAAGCAATTGGTATATCATGGGCGAATCGGTAAAACAATTTGAACAAGAGTACTCGTTGTTTAATGAAACTAAACATGCAATTGGCATCAGCAATGGTTTAGACGCTTTGCATATTGCTCTCCGGACCTTAGAGGTCGGCGAGGGTGATGAAGTGATCCTTCCTTCACATACATATATTGCAACGATACTCGCTGTTTCGTATACAGGTGCAACACCTGTGTTTGTAGAACCCGATGAGCATACATATAATATTGACGTAACTAAAATTGAAGCAGCAGTAACCGCTCGCACAAAAGCAATTATGCCGGTGCATTTATACGGGCAGGCATGTAATATGGAGGCTATAATGACCATAGCCGAAAAACATAAATTGTTTGTAATTGAAGATAATGCGCAGGCGCATGCCGCCGTGTGGAACGGGAAACTAACCGGTAGCTGGGGGCATATCAACGCTACCAGTTTTTACCCTGGTAAAAACCTGGGTGCATTAGGTGATGCCGGTGCTGTTACTACAAACGATCTTGCACTTGCTGCAAAAGCAGCCATGTTTCGTAATTATGGTTCGGTACAGAAATACAAACATGAGATAATTGGTTATAACCAAAGGCTTGATGAAATGCAGGCGGCCTTTTTAAGTGTTAAACTGAAGTATCTGCAGCAATGGACAAAGCAGCGGCAGGAGATCGCTTCCTGGTATAACGAACTACTGGCAGGAGTGGGTGATATTATAACCCCTTATGTGGCAACCGGAGCAAGCCATGTGTATCACCTCTATGTAATACGTACGCAACAACGGGACTCACTGCAACAATACCTGCACCAACAGGGAATCGGTACATTGATCCATTATCCCATACCTGTACATTTACAGGAAGCATACAGCAGCCTTGGTTATACAAAAGGCGACTTTCCCATAGCAGAACAATTGGCTGATACCTGCCTGAGCTTGCCTGTATGGCCGGGTATGCAGAAGGAGCAAACGCAATTTGTAGCAGCCAGCATTCAACAATTTTTTGCAAGCTGA
- a CDS encoding acyltransferase, with the protein MGNYKVHSLADVQTSNIGDETYVWQYAVILKGAKIGNNCNINCHTFIENDVFVGNNVTVKSGVYLWDGITIEDNVFIGPNVTFTNDRYPRSKIYPSTFQRTIVKEFASIGANSTILGGVSIGSYALVGAGSLVTKSIPDFALVYGSPAKIIGWVDESGNKLLKENGLWVKADGTKYKVENNSLVSYQ; encoded by the coding sequence ATGGGAAATTATAAAGTACATAGTTTAGCTGATGTGCAAACTTCCAACATTGGAGATGAAACTTATGTTTGGCAATATGCCGTAATACTTAAGGGTGCTAAAATCGGTAATAATTGCAATATTAATTGTCATACGTTTATCGAGAATGATGTTTTTGTTGGCAATAACGTTACTGTTAAAAGTGGTGTTTATTTGTGGGATGGAATAACAATAGAGGACAATGTTTTTATTGGACCCAATGTTACATTCACAAACGATCGATACCCCCGTTCAAAGATTTATCCATCTACTTTTCAGCGAACAATTGTTAAAGAGTTTGCGTCTATTGGAGCAAATTCAACTATTCTTGGAGGAGTTTCAATTGGTTCCTATGCATTAGTTGGGGCGGGGAGTCTGGTTACCAAATCAATTCCTGATTTTGCATTGGTGTATGGAAGTCCGGCAAAAATTATTGGCTGGGTTGATGAAAGTGGGAATAAGCTTTTAAAGGAGAATGGATTGTGGGTAAAAGCGGATGGTACAAAGTATAAAGTTGAGAATAACAGCTTAGTCTCCTATCAATAG
- a CDS encoding sugar 3,4-ketoisomerase → MNKKIPELIQFESIGSAELGYISVAQQDRNIPFIIRRTYWTYFTPQNVKRGGHANIEKELVLVAVAGTITVSTELQDGYKEDFILDRPDYGLYLPKLCWHSMQYSHNAVQMVLASNFYSAEDYIRDYNDFLKYGKL, encoded by the coding sequence ATGAACAAGAAAATTCCAGAATTGATACAATTCGAATCAATAGGGTCTGCTGAGCTTGGATATATTTCTGTTGCTCAGCAAGATCGAAATATACCTTTTATAATTAGGCGTACGTACTGGACATATTTTACTCCACAAAATGTAAAACGTGGAGGGCATGCAAATATAGAAAAGGAGCTGGTGCTTGTTGCTGTTGCGGGTACAATTACTGTTTCAACTGAGCTGCAAGATGGGTATAAAGAGGATTTTATTCTTGACCGACCTGACTATGGTTTGTATCTTCCAAAACTCTGTTGGCATAGTATGCAATATTCCCACAATGCTGTTCAGATGGTATTGGCGTCTAATTTTTATTCAGCTGAAGATTACATACGTGATTACAACGACTTTTTGAAATATGGGAAATTATAA
- a CDS encoding ABC transporter ATP-binding protein, giving the protein MSDLVIKVENISKQYRLGQVSTGTLNHDINRWWHKLRGKEDPYLKIGDSNDRTAKGGSDYVWALRDINFEVQQGEVLGIIGRNGAGKSTLLKILSRTTAPTIGNIKIKGRVASLLEVGTGFHPELSGRENIFLNGAILGMTRKEIERKFDEIVDFAGIERYVDTPVKRYSSGMYVRLAFAVAAHLEPEILIVDEVLAVGDSEFQKKCLGKMKDVSEREGRTVLFVSHNMAAVKQLCTKGVVLRNGELVFSGTQYEAVNNYQNASQTNSSFLHYGDISNAPGNENIRILSFNILPLKADVITISNGIYFEIEFVNYKANTNVDVTFELKTIDEIIVFHNGALISTKQDSKLGKYKVKGELPPNFLNAGTYYFNLIFGENQRYPLHIERDFVQFEVMNESVGTNSHPSPGVVRPAITYQISFE; this is encoded by the coding sequence ATGTCTGATTTAGTAATTAAAGTAGAAAATATCTCCAAACAATACCGGTTAGGCCAGGTGAGTACCGGCACCTTGAACCATGATATTAACCGCTGGTGGCACAAGCTCAGAGGAAAGGAAGATCCCTATCTGAAAATTGGAGACAGTAACGACCGTACTGCCAAAGGCGGCAGTGATTATGTGTGGGCATTGCGTGATATCAATTTTGAAGTACAACAAGGAGAGGTGCTGGGCATTATAGGCCGTAATGGAGCGGGTAAAAGCACTTTGCTGAAAATCCTTAGCCGAACAACAGCTCCAACGATCGGCAATATCAAGATCAAAGGACGGGTAGCCAGCTTGCTGGAAGTGGGAACAGGGTTTCATCCGGAATTAAGCGGCCGTGAAAATATTTTCCTGAACGGCGCCATTCTTGGTATGACCCGAAAGGAAATTGAACGCAAGTTTGATGAGATCGTTGATTTTGCAGGAATCGAACGTTATGTTGATACACCGGTAAAACGGTACAGCAGCGGTATGTATGTGCGGCTGGCCTTTGCAGTAGCTGCTCACCTTGAACCTGAAATACTAATTGTGGATGAAGTGCTGGCCGTAGGTGATTCCGAATTTCAGAAAAAGTGTTTGGGGAAAATGAAAGATGTAAGTGAGCGGGAAGGCCGTACGGTTTTATTTGTAAGCCATAATATGGCAGCAGTAAAACAACTCTGTACAAAAGGTGTTGTATTACGGAACGGTGAATTGGTTTTTTCAGGCACACAGTATGAAGCTGTTAATAATTATCAAAATGCAAGCCAGACAAACAGCAGTTTTTTACACTATGGCGATATATCAAATGCACCTGGAAACGAAAACATAAGAATTTTATCTTTCAATATTCTGCCACTTAAAGCAGATGTAATTACTATTTCAAATGGTATTTATTTCGAGATCGAGTTTGTAAATTATAAAGCGAATACAAATGTTGATGTTACATTTGAGTTGAAAACAATCGATGAAATTATTGTTTTTCATAATGGTGCACTTATTTCCACCAAGCAAGATTCAAAACTTGGAAAATATAAAGTAAAAGGGGAGTTGCCTCCGAATTTTTTAAACGCAGGCACGTATTATTTTAATCTTATTTTTGGTGAAAATCAACGCTATCCCTTACACATTGAAAGAGATTTTGTTCAATTTGAGGTAATGAATGAGAGTGTTGGCACTAACTCCCATCCTTCACCAGGTGTCGTAAGACCGGCTATCACTTATCAAATATCGTTTGAATGA
- a CDS encoding NeuD/PglB/VioB family sugar acetyltransferase, whose product MHNNLLEFVSNTNEKRICIVGAGGFGREVFCIITDVFRAYSKDISDRVCFMVGDKHYEDKEIMGIPVIRQSEFQPSNFFTSIAIGDPEQRKSMVDSLPFETEYISIIHPSAIVSSWVEIGLGSIITAGVIMTCNIKIGKHAQLNLNTTIGHDCNMGDFFTTAPGVNVSGHCEFGNQVYFGTNSSVRQGITITDNVTIGMGGVVVKNITESGVYIGNPLKKLEKK is encoded by the coding sequence ATGCATAACAATTTATTGGAATTCGTAAGTAACACCAATGAGAAAAGAATCTGTATTGTAGGAGCAGGCGGCTTTGGAAGAGAAGTATTTTGCATCATAACAGATGTGTTTAGGGCATATAGCAAAGACATCTCAGATCGAGTTTGTTTTATGGTTGGGGACAAACACTACGAGGACAAAGAAATTATGGGAATACCGGTAATTAGGCAATCGGAATTTCAACCATCTAATTTTTTTACTTCGATTGCTATTGGTGATCCTGAACAAAGGAAAAGCATGGTCGATAGTTTGCCCTTTGAAACGGAATATATAAGCATTATTCATCCTTCTGCTATCGTTTCATCCTGGGTGGAAATTGGACTAGGAAGCATTATTACTGCTGGTGTAATAATGACATGTAATATTAAAATTGGCAAACACGCACAACTCAATCTTAATACAACCATCGGACACGATTGCAATATGGGAGATTTCTTTACCACAGCCCCGGGTGTAAATGTAAGTGGACACTGTGAATTTGGCAATCAGGTCTATTTTGGAACAAACTCGAGTGTACGTCAAGGCATAACAATTACAGATAATGTTACGATTGGGATGGGAGGAGTTGTGGTAAAAAATATCACGGAGAGCGGTGTTTACATAGGAAATCCTTTGAAAAAACTTGAAAAGAAGTAG